The following coding sequences are from one Arthrobacter sp. 24S4-2 window:
- a CDS encoding ABC transporter ATP-binding protein has product MAKQTPFFTSISRLYPHVKPIIPRLFMGLLCALLASVVALAIPQVLRVLINDSLQPGGATDAVWIASLVILGLGTAEAGLVALRRQFVINPATTVETRMRVSLYGHLQDLTVSFHDRWGSGQLLSRAMTDLNFLRRWMAFGAIMLVVTTLTVVIGVVVMFSMSWQLALIFLAAAVPIMIYGFRFRTRFSKVARRSQDQAGDLATTVEESVHGIRVLKAFGRSREALENFNEQAEELRQTEIAKAKHLATFSMVVTLLPELALGAGLVAGVMLAADGQLSIGSLVAFFATAAVIAAPVEFCGMLLAMALTAKTAIDRHFEVMDAANTITSPEQPRQPAEVSGALSFNSATFAFEDAPDKPILKDVNLAIRPGETMALVGITGSGKSAMLQLVPRLYDVTEGSVTIDGVDLRDFSVEELRTVVAVAFEDTTLFSNSVRDNVLLGARERSEEALEEALEVAQAQFAYSLPEGLDTLIGDEGLSLSGGQRQRIALARAIAAKPKVLVLDDPLSALDVNTEELVEARLREVLADTTTLIVAHRPSTVALADRVALLEEGRIAAVGTHTELLEHNDHYRYVIASLSTEPRDLDSELSDLSELTDESEEISR; this is encoded by the coding sequence ATGGCCAAGCAGACTCCATTCTTCACGTCAATCAGCCGACTTTATCCCCATGTGAAGCCGATCATCCCCCGGCTTTTTATGGGACTCCTGTGCGCCCTGCTGGCCAGCGTCGTGGCCCTCGCCATCCCGCAGGTGCTGCGGGTGCTGATCAATGATTCACTCCAGCCGGGCGGCGCCACGGATGCGGTCTGGATCGCCTCGCTGGTCATTCTGGGCCTGGGCACCGCCGAAGCCGGACTGGTTGCCCTCCGCCGCCAGTTCGTCATCAACCCGGCTACCACCGTTGAAACGCGGATGCGGGTATCCCTCTACGGCCATCTCCAGGACCTCACGGTGTCCTTCCACGACCGCTGGGGCTCCGGGCAGCTGCTGTCGCGGGCCATGACGGACCTGAACTTCCTGCGGCGCTGGATGGCGTTCGGCGCCATCATGCTTGTGGTCACCACCCTGACCGTGGTGATCGGCGTCGTCGTGATGTTCTCCATGAGCTGGCAACTGGCCCTGATCTTCCTGGCGGCGGCCGTTCCGATCATGATCTACGGATTCCGGTTCCGGACGCGCTTCAGCAAGGTGGCGCGCCGGAGCCAGGACCAGGCCGGCGACCTGGCCACCACGGTGGAGGAATCGGTGCACGGTATCCGCGTGCTGAAGGCGTTCGGCCGCAGCCGCGAGGCCCTGGAAAACTTCAACGAGCAGGCCGAAGAGCTCCGGCAGACTGAGATCGCCAAGGCGAAGCACCTTGCCACCTTCAGCATGGTGGTCACCCTCCTCCCCGAACTGGCACTCGGCGCCGGCCTTGTGGCCGGGGTGATGCTGGCCGCGGACGGCCAGCTCAGCATCGGTTCGCTGGTGGCCTTCTTTGCGACGGCGGCCGTCATCGCCGCGCCGGTGGAGTTCTGCGGCATGCTGCTGGCCATGGCGCTGACCGCCAAAACGGCCATCGACCGGCATTTTGAGGTCATGGACGCAGCGAACACCATCACCAGCCCGGAGCAGCCCCGGCAGCCTGCCGAGGTCAGCGGGGCGCTCAGCTTCAACTCGGCCACGTTCGCGTTCGAGGACGCCCCGGACAAGCCGATCCTCAAGGACGTCAACCTCGCCATCCGGCCCGGCGAGACCATGGCCCTGGTGGGCATCACCGGCAGCGGCAAGAGCGCGATGCTCCAGCTGGTCCCCCGCCTCTACGACGTCACCGAAGGGTCCGTCACCATCGACGGTGTGGACCTGCGTGACTTCTCCGTCGAGGAACTGCGCACCGTGGTGGCGGTGGCCTTCGAAGACACCACCCTGTTCTCCAATTCCGTACGTGACAACGTCCTCCTCGGTGCCCGTGAACGGAGCGAGGAGGCGCTGGAAGAGGCCCTCGAGGTTGCCCAGGCACAGTTTGCCTACTCCCTCCCCGAGGGCCTGGACACGCTGATCGGCGACGAAGGGCTGAGCCTCTCCGGCGGGCAGCGGCAGCGGATCGCCCTGGCGCGCGCCATCGCCGCGAAGCCCAAGGTGCTGGTGCTGGACGATCCCCTGTCTGCCCTGGACGTGAATACCGAGGAACTCGTGGAGGCCCGGCTCCGCGAAGTCCTGGCCGACACCACCACGCTGATCGTCGCCCACCGGCCGTCCACCGTGGCGCTGGCGGACCGGGTGGCGCTCCTCGAGGAGGGCCGGATTGCCGCCGTCGGGACCCATACGGAACTGCTGGAACACAACGATCACTACCGCTACGTGATCGCCAGCCTGTCAACCGAGCCCCGGGACCTGGATTCCGAACTGTCGGACCTCTCAGAATTAACGGACGAGTCCGAGGAGATTTCCCGATGA
- a CDS encoding ABC transporter ATP-binding protein gives MSTATFGTANEDNAHLSKSESKTVRRRSLALLGSLIRPARLRFWLTIAMVVLSQAARVAGPALIAFGIDHALPALRAGDNVPLVLTGAAYLAAAVATAGLTALYVTSTAKLSQAMLLDLRVRVFRQTQRLSLEFHEKYTSGRIIARQTSDLEALRELLDSGVSSLASGMLFMVFTAATIFALDWRSGLLVLAAGVPMFFLARWYQKHSQIVFRESRVVSARLIVHFVETMTGIRAVKAFRKERENAERYGELSEDYRRVTVRSINLNGIFQPGLVLIGNVCVAVVLLFGGFRVMGGELAVGVLLALILSTKRFFQPVDQMAMFYNSFQSAQAALEKVSGLLEEVPTVRPPRNPVALPEALGTVDFHGVEFKYGDGPVIIPKLDLHIPAGQTVALVGQTGAGKSTLAKLIARFYDVSEGSVTLDGVDLRSLTTADLRRNVVMVTQEAFLFSGSVADNIALGRPEASREEIEEAARAVGAHEFIMELPDGFDTDVNKRGGRVSAGQRQLISFARAFLARPAVLILDEATSSLDIPSERLVQHGLASLLQGVAGHDAGRTALIIAHRLSTVETADRVLVVHDGRLVEDGTPAELIGGGGRFAELHGAWKDSLV, from the coding sequence ATGAGCACCGCAACGTTCGGCACCGCCAACGAGGACAACGCCCACCTGAGCAAAAGCGAAAGCAAAACCGTACGACGCCGGTCGCTCGCCCTGCTGGGCTCCCTGATCCGGCCCGCCCGGCTGAGGTTTTGGCTGACCATAGCAATGGTGGTCCTTTCCCAGGCCGCCCGCGTGGCCGGACCGGCGCTGATCGCCTTCGGCATCGACCATGCTCTGCCGGCCCTCCGGGCCGGGGACAACGTGCCGCTGGTGCTCACCGGGGCCGCCTACCTGGCAGCGGCGGTGGCCACGGCCGGCCTCACGGCCCTGTACGTGACCTCCACCGCGAAGCTCAGCCAGGCGATGCTGCTGGACCTGCGGGTCCGCGTCTTCCGCCAAACCCAGCGGCTCAGCCTCGAGTTCCACGAGAAGTACACCTCCGGCCGCATCATCGCCCGCCAGACCTCGGACCTTGAGGCGCTCCGCGAACTGCTGGACTCCGGCGTCAGTTCGCTGGCCTCTGGGATGCTCTTTATGGTGTTCACTGCCGCCACCATCTTCGCCCTGGACTGGCGCAGCGGACTCCTCGTGCTGGCTGCCGGGGTCCCCATGTTCTTCTTGGCCCGCTGGTACCAGAAGCACTCGCAGATCGTCTTCCGCGAATCCCGGGTCGTCTCGGCACGGCTGATCGTGCACTTCGTGGAAACCATGACCGGCATCAGGGCCGTCAAGGCCTTCCGCAAGGAACGCGAAAACGCCGAGCGCTACGGCGAGCTGTCCGAGGACTACCGCAGGGTCACGGTCCGCTCCATCAACCTCAACGGCATCTTCCAGCCGGGCCTGGTGCTGATCGGCAACGTCTGCGTCGCGGTGGTGCTGCTCTTCGGCGGTTTCCGGGTCATGGGCGGGGAACTGGCCGTCGGCGTGCTGCTGGCCCTGATCCTGTCCACCAAACGCTTTTTCCAGCCCGTGGACCAGATGGCCATGTTCTACAACTCCTTCCAGAGCGCCCAGGCGGCCCTGGAAAAGGTCTCCGGCCTGCTGGAGGAGGTTCCCACCGTGCGGCCGCCCAGGAACCCCGTGGCGCTGCCTGAGGCGCTCGGCACCGTCGACTTCCACGGGGTGGAGTTCAAGTACGGCGACGGGCCGGTCATCATACCGAAGCTGGACCTGCATATCCCGGCCGGGCAGACCGTGGCCCTGGTGGGCCAGACCGGCGCGGGCAAGTCCACGCTGGCCAAGCTGATCGCCCGCTTTTACGACGTCTCCGAGGGGTCTGTGACGCTCGACGGCGTGGACTTGCGCAGCCTCACCACTGCAGACCTGCGGCGGAACGTGGTGATGGTTACGCAGGAAGCCTTCCTGTTCAGCGGGTCCGTGGCGGACAACATTGCCCTGGGCCGTCCCGAGGCCTCCCGTGAGGAGATCGAGGAGGCAGCCCGTGCCGTTGGCGCCCACGAGTTCATCATGGAACTGCCCGATGGCTTCGACACGGACGTGAACAAACGCGGCGGGCGTGTTTCCGCCGGCCAGCGGCAGCTCATCAGCTTTGCCCGGGCTTTCCTGGCCCGCCCCGCCGTCCTGATCCTGGACGAGGCCACGTCCTCACTGGACATCCCTTCGGAACGCCTGGTCCAGCACGGGCTCGCGAGCCTCCTGCAGGGCGTAGCGGGGCACGACGCCGGGCGCACGGCACTGATCATCGCCCACCGGCTGTCCACGGTTGAGACAGCCGACCGTGTCCTGGTGGTCCATGACGGCCGCCTTGTGGAGGACGGCACGCCGGCGGAACTGATCGGCGGCGGCGGGCGGTTCGCTGAGCTGCACGGGGCTTGGAAGGACTCGCTCGTATAG
- a CDS encoding helix-turn-helix domain-containing protein: MGNGFGEKLRAERLERGLTQAELGKDLYSPSYISLLETGRREPTADVIEELARRLELAPKALEAWSQPISVSDAEYVLAGLYARQAWDLRDYPLAAAHAATAAQIALEGKNTSAWWNMTYMQAECLMKQGQLHECQNIMQHLLEHPMATESAGLGVRARQMLAAVCHGQGQLATAVEHAQKAVELCAQLPKGSTLIIGALRALIGALAESGRLDEAWTYCQAMNDQMDDQSISQLAGEVAWVIGNVAFMRHDYPEGIKYHERAAKLLSPANDIELWARFNKASAAVRLSSGIVEPETLSAIERAELALSIVGGNKTDQLEVAFIRARWLYLTGDIPAAVEKLREIHAERKALARHTAGEVSLLLGKSLKAAGESDEALVLLEEAQKEFSAAGASDRVQQAMDAVLEIKLAQRRAAAAEAAAAAS; the protein is encoded by the coding sequence GTGGGGAACGGATTCGGGGAGAAGCTCCGCGCCGAACGACTCGAACGTGGGTTGACGCAAGCAGAACTGGGAAAGGACCTCTATTCTCCCAGCTACATCTCCCTCTTGGAAACAGGTCGGCGTGAACCAACCGCCGATGTTATAGAAGAGTTAGCTCGCCGGCTCGAGCTGGCGCCCAAGGCTCTGGAGGCCTGGAGCCAGCCCATCTCGGTCAGCGACGCCGAGTACGTGCTGGCCGGCCTGTACGCCCGCCAGGCCTGGGACCTCCGGGACTACCCCCTGGCGGCCGCCCACGCCGCCACAGCGGCCCAGATAGCCCTTGAGGGGAAGAACACCAGCGCCTGGTGGAACATGACCTACATGCAGGCGGAATGCCTCATGAAGCAGGGCCAGCTGCACGAATGCCAGAACATCATGCAGCACCTCCTCGAACACCCCATGGCCACCGAGTCGGCCGGCCTGGGGGTGCGTGCCCGGCAGATGCTCGCCGCCGTGTGCCACGGGCAGGGCCAGCTGGCCACCGCCGTCGAGCATGCCCAGAAGGCCGTTGAACTTTGCGCCCAGCTGCCCAAGGGGTCAACGCTGATCATCGGTGCCCTGCGTGCGCTGATCGGCGCGCTGGCCGAAAGCGGCCGCCTGGACGAGGCCTGGACGTACTGCCAGGCCATGAACGACCAGATGGACGACCAGTCCATCTCACAGCTCGCAGGCGAAGTGGCGTGGGTGATCGGCAACGTGGCCTTCATGCGGCACGACTACCCTGAGGGCATCAAGTACCACGAGCGGGCGGCCAAACTGCTCTCGCCGGCCAACGACATCGAACTGTGGGCACGCTTCAACAAGGCATCAGCGGCCGTGCGGCTCTCCTCAGGAATTGTGGAACCGGAAACCCTCTCCGCCATCGAGCGCGCCGAACTGGCCCTGTCGATCGTGGGCGGAAACAAGACGGACCAGCTGGAAGTGGCGTTCATCCGCGCACGCTGGCTCTACCTCACGGGAGACATCCCGGCTGCAGTGGAGAAACTCCGCGAAATCCACGCCGAGCGCAAGGCCCTGGCCCGTCACACCGCCGGCGAGGTGTCACTCCTGCTGGGGAAGTCGCTCAAGGCCGCCGGGGAATCCGACGAAGCCCTGGTGCTCCTCGAGGAAGCACAGAAGGAATTCAGTGCCGCCGGAGCCTCGGACCGGGTACAGCAGGCCATGGACGCCGTGCTGGAGATCAAACTGGCCCAGCGGCGCGCTGCCGCGGCCGAAGCCGCGGCAGCGGCCAGCTAA
- a CDS encoding phosphoribosylaminoimidazolesuccinocarboxamide synthase, with product MTENSPLVPAATAGLATEALDLPGWRHVYSGKVRDLYVPVDESIQEQFGQDCVLVVASDRISAYDHVLSSEIPDKGRILTQLSLWWFGQLDVEHHVLASTVEGGVPAAVEGRAMICKKLDMFPVECIARGYLTGSGLLEYQQSRTVCSIPLPEGLVDGSRLDEAIFTPSAKAEVGEHDENITYDAVVQLVGEDVAGRLRELTLKIYTKAEEIARTRGIILADTKVEFGFDVATGVITLGDEVLTPDSSRFWDAATYEPGKSQPSYDKQYVRDWLTSAESGWDRASDVPPPALPEDVVTRTRGRYVEAYEKLTGLKFV from the coding sequence ATGACTGAGAATTCCCCGCTTGTACCGGCCGCCACGGCGGGCCTGGCGACTGAGGCGCTGGACCTTCCGGGCTGGCGCCACGTCTACTCGGGCAAGGTCCGGGACCTTTACGTTCCCGTCGATGAGTCCATCCAGGAGCAGTTCGGCCAGGACTGCGTCCTGGTGGTCGCCAGCGACCGCATCAGCGCCTACGACCACGTGCTGTCCAGCGAAATCCCGGACAAGGGCCGCATCCTCACGCAGCTGAGCCTGTGGTGGTTCGGCCAGCTGGACGTTGAGCACCATGTGCTGGCATCCACCGTGGAAGGCGGAGTTCCTGCCGCGGTGGAGGGCCGGGCCATGATCTGCAAGAAGCTGGACATGTTCCCGGTGGAATGCATCGCCCGCGGCTACCTCACCGGCTCCGGGCTCCTGGAGTACCAGCAGTCCCGGACTGTGTGCAGCATTCCGCTGCCGGAGGGCCTGGTGGACGGGTCACGCCTCGACGAGGCCATCTTTACCCCGTCGGCAAAGGCCGAGGTGGGGGAGCACGATGAAAACATCACCTACGACGCCGTTGTGCAGCTCGTGGGGGAGGATGTTGCCGGACGCCTGCGTGAGCTCACGCTCAAGATTTACACCAAGGCCGAGGAAATCGCCCGTACGCGCGGCATCATCCTGGCCGACACCAAGGTGGAGTTCGGCTTCGACGTCGCAACCGGTGTGATCACCCTGGGCGATGAGGTCCTGACCCCGGACTCCTCACGGTTCTGGGATGCGGCAACCTATGAGCCGGGCAAGTCCCAGCCGTCCTACGACAAGCAGTATGTGCGTGACTGGCTGACGTCCGCCGAGTCAGGATGGGACCGCGCCTCCGACGTGCCCCCACCGGCGTTGCCGGAGGACGTGGTGACCCGCACCCGCGGCCGCTACGTTGAAGCCTACGAAAAGCTCACCGGGCTGAAGTTCGTTTAG
- the purD gene encoding phosphoribosylamine--glycine ligase: protein MKVLVIGPGGREHAIVRSLLADPNVSEVHAAPGNAGISKLVPTHAIDGNDPDSVAALATKLGVDLVVVGPEAPLAAGVADAVRAAGIPVFGPSKAAAQLEASKAFAKQVMAEAGVPTAMARVASNAEEAADALDTFGAPYVVKDDGLAAGKGVVVTNNRDEALAHAQSCFDVGGSVVIEEFLDGPEVSVFVLCDGRNTVALSPAQDFKRIFDNDEGPNTGGMGAYTPLEWAPEGMVQEVIDRVAQPTVNEMARRGTPFVGVLFVGLALTSRGTRVIEFNVRFGDPETQAVLARLRTPLGSLLMAAAKGELDKAEELRWSKDTAVAVVVASENYPDTPRTGDRIRGLKKVDELDGVHVIHAGTKLDDEGKVVSAGGRVLAVVALGTDLVEARERAYDGVELVQLEGGQFRTDIGRKAARGEIKVSSSATGSLPVTKTKA from the coding sequence GTGAAGGTACTCGTCATTGGCCCCGGTGGCCGCGAACACGCCATTGTCCGCTCCCTGCTTGCAGACCCCAACGTTTCCGAAGTCCATGCGGCTCCGGGCAACGCGGGCATCAGCAAGCTGGTTCCCACCCACGCCATCGACGGCAACGATCCGGACTCGGTAGCCGCCCTGGCCACCAAGCTGGGCGTGGACCTGGTGGTGGTCGGGCCCGAAGCGCCGCTGGCCGCCGGTGTCGCCGACGCCGTCCGCGCAGCCGGCATACCGGTGTTCGGGCCCAGCAAGGCGGCAGCCCAGCTCGAGGCGTCCAAGGCTTTTGCCAAGCAGGTCATGGCCGAGGCCGGCGTCCCCACCGCCATGGCGCGCGTGGCCAGCAACGCTGAAGAAGCCGCCGATGCCCTGGACACGTTCGGTGCCCCCTACGTGGTGAAGGACGACGGCCTTGCGGCGGGCAAGGGCGTGGTGGTCACCAACAACCGGGACGAAGCCCTGGCGCACGCCCAGAGCTGCTTTGATGTGGGCGGCTCCGTGGTGATCGAGGAGTTCCTGGACGGCCCTGAGGTTTCGGTGTTCGTCCTGTGCGACGGCCGCAACACCGTGGCGCTCTCCCCGGCACAGGACTTCAAGCGGATCTTCGATAACGATGAAGGCCCCAACACCGGCGGCATGGGCGCCTACACCCCGCTGGAATGGGCACCGGAAGGCATGGTCCAGGAGGTCATCGACCGCGTGGCCCAGCCCACGGTCAATGAGATGGCCCGCCGCGGCACCCCGTTCGTCGGCGTCCTGTTCGTGGGCCTCGCCCTGACCTCGCGCGGCACCCGCGTCATCGAGTTCAACGTCCGCTTCGGCGATCCCGAAACCCAGGCGGTCCTGGCCCGGCTCAGGACGCCGCTGGGTTCCCTGCTGATGGCAGCCGCCAAGGGCGAACTGGACAAGGCGGAAGAGCTGCGCTGGTCCAAGGACACCGCTGTCGCCGTCGTCGTTGCTTCCGAAAACTACCCGGACACCCCCCGGACGGGGGACCGCATCCGCGGGCTCAAGAAGGTCGATGAGCTCGACGGTGTGCACGTGATCCACGCGGGCACCAAGCTGGACGACGAGGGCAAAGTGGTCTCCGCCGGCGGCCGCGTGCTTGCCGTGGTGGCGCTGGGCACCGACCTCGTGGAGGCCCGCGAACGGGCGTACGACGGCGTGGAGCTGGTCCAGCTTGAAGGCGGACAGTTCCGCACGGACATCGGCCGCAAGGCTGCCCGGGGCGAGATCAAAGTATCGTCCAGCGCAACCGGGTCGCTGCCCGTGACGAAGACGAAGGCATAG
- a CDS encoding molybdopterin-dependent oxidoreductase, whose product MKKLTNRFKGPTALAALAGVAAAAVVLSVAELIGAFFTARATPLIALGSTFIDFTPPWLKDFAIATFGTNDKAALFGGMGLTILLLACLLGVAAYRKWALGVAGVLLMGTVIVASVVTRASVKPADAIPSLIGTVAGLVVLRLLVTRLWRMSSWPAVASDVAAKGAERPATTRRAFFATTGITAGAAAIAATGGRLLSAARSNVARARESLQLPSPAKAAPAVPAGVQSATPGVTPWVTPNNQFYRIDTALSVPEIKAQDWELRVHGLVEQEVTLTFQDLLDAELVESHVTLTCVSNPVGGNLAGNAKWLGLPIREVLKMARPKDGADMVLSTSEDGFSASTPLEVLQDDRDAMLAIGMNGESLPLEHGYPVRMVVPGLYGFVSATKWVVDLEVTRFADSKAYWTDRGWSERGPIKTMARVEVPKSFAQVPAGKVAVGGTAWAQTRGITKVEVQIDNGPWTEAVLSTEASLVTWRQWSFEWDATPGPHYIKARATDGTGEVQTDKRADPVPDGASGWQSVMVTVQ is encoded by the coding sequence ATGAAGAAGCTCACGAACCGGTTCAAAGGCCCCACCGCGCTGGCCGCGTTGGCCGGCGTCGCTGCCGCCGCCGTCGTTCTTTCCGTTGCGGAACTGATCGGCGCCTTCTTCACGGCGCGGGCCACGCCGCTCATTGCGCTCGGCTCCACCTTTATCGACTTCACGCCGCCGTGGCTGAAGGACTTTGCCATTGCCACCTTCGGCACCAATGACAAGGCGGCACTGTTCGGCGGCATGGGACTGACAATCCTCCTGCTCGCCTGCTTGCTGGGCGTTGCGGCCTACCGGAAATGGGCCCTGGGCGTTGCCGGTGTGCTCCTGATGGGCACGGTCATTGTTGCCAGCGTGGTCACCCGGGCCAGCGTCAAGCCAGCAGACGCCATCCCCTCCCTGATCGGAACGGTGGCGGGGCTGGTGGTGCTGCGCCTCCTGGTCACGCGGCTGTGGCGGATGAGCTCATGGCCGGCTGTGGCCTCGGATGTGGCAGCCAAGGGCGCCGAACGTCCCGCCACCACCCGCCGCGCATTCTTCGCCACCACCGGGATTACGGCAGGCGCCGCGGCCATCGCGGCCACCGGGGGCCGGCTGCTCAGCGCGGCCCGGAGCAACGTGGCCCGGGCCCGCGAATCCCTGCAGCTGCCCTCGCCGGCCAAGGCTGCCCCGGCCGTCCCCGCCGGCGTCCAGTCAGCCACCCCGGGCGTCACGCCATGGGTCACGCCCAACAATCAGTTCTACCGGATCGACACAGCCCTGAGCGTGCCGGAAATCAAGGCACAGGACTGGGAGCTGCGCGTCCACGGCCTCGTGGAACAGGAAGTCACCCTGACGTTCCAGGACCTGCTCGACGCCGAGCTGGTCGAGTCGCACGTAACCCTCACCTGTGTGTCCAATCCCGTGGGCGGAAACCTGGCCGGCAACGCCAAATGGCTGGGCCTGCCCATCCGCGAAGTCCTCAAGATGGCCCGCCCCAAGGACGGGGCGGACATGGTCCTGTCCACGTCCGAGGACGGGTTCAGCGCCTCAACGCCGCTCGAAGTGTTGCAGGATGACCGCGATGCCATGCTGGCGATCGGCATGAACGGCGAGTCGCTTCCGCTGGAGCACGGCTACCCCGTCCGGATGGTGGTCCCGGGCCTGTACGGATTCGTTTCCGCCACCAAGTGGGTGGTTGACCTCGAAGTCACGCGCTTCGCGGACAGCAAGGCGTACTGGACTGACCGCGGCTGGTCCGAGCGCGGACCCATCAAGACCATGGCCCGGGTGGAAGTGCCCAAGTCCTTTGCCCAGGTTCCGGCCGGCAAGGTGGCAGTCGGCGGCACCGCCTGGGCGCAGACCCGCGGCATCACCAAGGTGGAGGTGCAGATCGACAACGGCCCCTGGACCGAAGCCGTGCTGTCCACCGAAGCCTCCCTGGTGACGTGGCGGCAGTGGTCCTTCGAGTGGGATGCCACGCCGGGCCCGCACTACATCAAGGCCCGCGCCACGGACGGCACCGGCGAGGTCCAGACCGACAAGCGGGCCGATCCCGTGCCCGACGGCGCGTCCGGCTGGCAGTCGGTGATGGTGACAGTTCAATAG
- a CDS encoding asparaginase yields MPENPHATFTVESAVELAVVERSGFVESRHIGAAVVLAADGTVVTQLGDITTPIYARSALKPLQALAAMQAGVPLRGAQVALACASHTGSLDHMDVVEGMLKAAGVKEEQLQCPAAWPQDENARHWLIRSEQGRSKLAFNCSGKHAAFLWACTENGWDTHSYLEPNHPMQQRVRSVIEEYSGERIAHLGIDGCGAPVAAISLTGLARAYSRLAKAPGDKNSNARAATIATSMLDYPWAVQGKGEPNTVVMDELEIIAKIGAEGVLALATSTGVSVAIKVLDGNQRATTLVGLTLLAASGAVDIPGVSSVLEKVVEPVLGGGRPVGKIRLGHAVSALLD; encoded by the coding sequence ATGCCGGAAAATCCCCATGCCACATTCACCGTGGAGTCCGCCGTCGAACTGGCAGTCGTGGAACGAAGCGGTTTCGTCGAATCGCGGCACATCGGCGCAGCCGTGGTCCTTGCCGCCGACGGAACGGTGGTCACGCAGCTCGGTGACATCACCACACCCATCTACGCCCGCTCGGCGCTGAAGCCCCTGCAGGCCCTGGCCGCCATGCAGGCAGGCGTGCCCCTGCGCGGTGCCCAGGTTGCACTGGCCTGCGCCAGCCACACCGGGTCGCTGGACCACATGGATGTGGTGGAGGGGATGCTCAAGGCCGCCGGCGTGAAGGAGGAACAGCTGCAGTGCCCCGCCGCCTGGCCGCAGGACGAGAATGCCCGCCACTGGCTCATCCGCTCCGAACAGGGCAGGTCCAAGCTCGCGTTCAACTGCTCGGGGAAGCACGCCGCCTTCCTGTGGGCCTGCACGGAGAACGGCTGGGACACGCACAGCTATCTTGAGCCCAACCATCCGATGCAGCAGCGCGTCCGGTCCGTGATCGAGGAGTACTCCGGCGAACGGATCGCGCACCTGGGCATCGACGGCTGCGGCGCTCCGGTGGCCGCCATCTCCCTGACCGGCCTGGCACGGGCCTACTCGCGGCTGGCCAAAGCTCCCGGCGACAAGAATTCCAACGCGCGTGCTGCCACCATCGCCACGTCCATGCTGGACTACCCGTGGGCCGTGCAGGGCAAAGGCGAGCCCAACACGGTCGTGATGGACGAACTGGAGATCATCGCCAAGATCGGCGCCGAGGGGGTCCTGGCCCTGGCCACCAGCACGGGCGTTTCCGTGGCCATCAAGGTGCTGGACGGCAACCAGCGCGCCACCACCCTGGTGGGGCTCACCCTGCTGGCCGCCTCCGGCGCCGTGGACATCCCGGGCGTCTCCAGCGTCCTGGAAAAAGTCGTGGAGCCTGTGCTGGGCGGGGGACGGCCTGTGGGCAAGATCCGGCTAGGCCACGCCGTGTCGGCGCTGCTGGACTGA
- a CDS encoding sterol carrier family protein, producing the protein MAVSRRRIDVEEGRAALAAWLEAGVPASGVPRAVTATAVRYTLEEVTARAPGNSVEVRVPPFGVTQCVEGPRHTRGTPPNVIECDAATWLAMVSGQLSWADAVASGKVAASGLRANLSELLPL; encoded by the coding sequence ATGGCAGTTTCACGCCGACGCATTGACGTCGAAGAAGGCCGCGCCGCGCTGGCCGCCTGGCTGGAAGCGGGCGTCCCGGCGTCGGGCGTTCCGCGTGCGGTGACCGCGACGGCGGTGCGCTACACACTGGAGGAGGTCACCGCGAGGGCACCGGGCAACTCCGTGGAGGTGCGCGTTCCGCCATTCGGCGTCACGCAGTGCGTGGAGGGTCCGCGGCATACGCGCGGCACTCCGCCTAACGTCATTGAGTGCGACGCCGCCACCTGGCTGGCGATGGTCTCCGGCCAGTTGAGCTGGGCCGACGCCGTCGCCTCCGGGAAGGTGGCCGCTTCAGGGCTGCGGGCGAACCTGTCGGAGCTGCTCCCGCTGTAG